One window from the genome of Panthera leo isolate Ple1 chromosome D3, P.leo_Ple1_pat1.1, whole genome shotgun sequence encodes:
- the LOC122203308 gene encoding transmembrane protein 132B isoform X5 — MDTEVLNTAVLTGKAVSVPVKVVAVQEDGSVVDVSAAVECRSADEDVVKVSNHCDSIFVNGKEVRSKVYTTVNFTHQHFTSQLEVTVWAPRLPLQIEISDTELSQIKGWRVPVASNRRPTRESEDEEDEEKKGRGCSLQYQHATVRVLTQFVAEAPDLSQLSYMLGPDWQFDITDLVTDFMKVEEPRVAQLQGGRTLVGREPGITTVQVLSPLSDSILAEKTVIVLDDRVTIADLGVQLVAGLSLALKPHRADKRAIVSMVAAQDVLRAPQQEAIVSSWILFSDGSVTPLDIYDPKDFSVTVSSLDEMVVSVQANLQSKWPVVVAQGEGQGPLIKLEMMISEPCQKTKRKSVLAVGKGNVKVKFEPNVDEHLGGTNDIEGISREYKDHFSNSIQREGNQERAVQEWFQHGASVGHEERSNKSTTPQYPLEGKDKKLLKSGGPDSFTSFPTQGKLPEPNNPSDLTVTSRGLTDLEIGMYALLCVFCLAILVFLINCVAFAWKYRHKRFAVSEQGNIPHSHDWVWLGNEVELLENPVDITLPSEECTTMIDRGLQFEERNFLLNGGSQKTFHSQLLRPSDYVYDKDIKSEPINPSGPKRKRVKFTSYTTILPEDGGPYTNSILFDSEDNIKWVCQDTGLGGPRDLRDYMERLQDQM, encoded by the exons GTCTCCAACCACTGTGACTCCATTTTCGTGAACGGGAAGGAGGTGAGGAGCAAAGTGTACACGACCGTGAACTTCACCCACCAGCACTTCACGTCTCAGCTGGAAGTGACCGTGTGGGCGCCCAGGCTCCCCCTGCAGATTGAGATCTCAGACACGGAGCTGAGCCAGATCAAGGGATGGAGGGTCCCCGTGGCCTCCAACAGAAG GCCCACCCGGGAGAgcgaggacgaggaggacgaggagaaGAAGGGGCGAGGCTGTTCCCTGCAGTACCAGCATGCCACGGTGCGTGTCCTCACCCAGTTTGTGGCCGAGGCGCCCGACTTGAGTCAGCTGAGCTACATGCTGGGCCCCGACTGGCAGTTTGACATCACCGACCTGGTGACAGATTTCATGAAGGTGGAGGAGCCAAGGGTCGCACAGCTGCAGGGCGGCAGGACCCTGGTGGGCCGGGAGCCGGGGATCACCACCGTGCAG GTCCTCTCCCCGCTCTCTGACTCCATCCTGGCCGAGAAGACGGTGATCGTCCTGGATGACCGCGTCACCATCGCCGACCTGGGCGTGCAGCTGGTGGCTGGCTTGTCTCTTGCCCTGAAGCCTCACAGAGCGGACAAAAGAGCCATCGTCTCGATGGTGGCTGCCCAGGACGTTCTCCGAGCCCCGCAGCAG gaaGCAATAGTCAGTTCTTGGATTTTGTTCAGTGATGGTTCGGTGACACCCTTAGACATTTATGATCCCAAGGATTTTTCAGTTACTGTGTCATCATTGGATGAAATGGTGGTGTCTGTCCAGGCAAACCTTCAGTCCAAATGGCCGGTTGTGGTTGCACAGGGTGAAGGGCAAGGTCCCTTGATTAAATTAGAGATGATGATTAGCGAACCCTGTCAGAAGACCAAGAGGAAGAGTGTTCTTGCCGTGGGTAAAGGAAACGTCAAGGTCAAATTTGAACCAAATGTTGATGAGCACCTAGGAGGCACCAACGATATCGAGGGCATCAGTCGGGAATACAAAGACCACTTCAGTAATTCCATACAGCGTGAAGGAAACCAGGAGAGAGCGGTTCAGGAGTGGTTCCAACATGGCGCCTCTGTTGGCCACGAGGAACGTAGCAACAAAAGCACAACCCCACAGTACCCCCTGGAAGGAAAGGATAAGAAGTTGCTCAAGAGTGGTGGTCCAGACTCCTTCACAAGCTTCCCCACTCAAGGGAAGTTACCGGAACCCAATAATCCCAGTGACCTTACAGTGACCTCAAGGGGGTTAACTGACTTGGAGATCGGCATGTACGCTCTGCTCTGTGTCTTCTGCTTGGCCATTTTGGTCTTCTTAATCAACTGTGTGGCATTTGCTTGGAAATACAGACACAAAAGGTTCGCTGTGAGCGAACAAGGCAACATCCCCCATTCCCATGACTGGGTCTGGCTTGGGAATGAAGTAGAACTTCTGGAAAACCCCGTGGACATCACCCTCCCGTCGGAGGAGTGCACAACCATGATAGACAGGGGGCTGCAGTTCGAGGAGAGGAACTTCCTTCTCAACGGCGGCTCCCAGAAGACTTTCCATAGTCAACTACTCAGACCCTCTGACTATGTCTATGACAAAGACATTAAAAGTGAGCCTATAAACCCATCGGGCCCAAAGAGGAAGAGAGTCAAGTTTACTTCCTACACCACCATCCTCCCGGAGGACGGTGGCCCATACACCAACTCCATCCTGTTTGACAGTGAGGATAACATCAAGTGGGTCTGTCAGGACACCGGGCTGGGGGGCCCCCGGGACCTTAGAGACTATATGGAAAGGCTGCAAGACCAGATGTGA
- the LOC122203308 gene encoding transmembrane protein 132B isoform X4: MQDTEVLNTAVLTGKAVSVPVKVVAVQEDGSVVDVSAAVECRSADEDVVKVSNHCDSIFVNGKEVRSKVYTTVNFTHQHFTSQLEVTVWAPRLPLQIEISDTELSQIKGWRVPVASNRRPTRESEDEEDEEKKGRGCSLQYQHATVRVLTQFVAEAPDLSQLSYMLGPDWQFDITDLVTDFMKVEEPRVAQLQGGRTLVGREPGITTVQVLSPLSDSILAEKTVIVLDDRVTIADLGVQLVAGLSLALKPHRADKRAIVSMVAAQDVLRAPQQEAIVSSWILFSDGSVTPLDIYDPKDFSVTVSSLDEMVVSVQANLQSKWPVVVAQGEGQGPLIKLEMMISEPCQKTKRKSVLAVGKGNVKVKFEPNVDEHLGGTNDIEGISREYKDHFSNSIQREGNQERAVQEWFQHGASVGHEERSNKSTTPQYPLEGKDKKLLKSGGPDSFTSFPTQGKLPEPNNPSDLTVTSRGLTDLEIGMYALLCVFCLAILVFLINCVAFAWKYRHKRFAVSEQGNIPHSHDWVWLGNEVELLENPVDITLPSEECTTMIDRGLQFEERNFLLNGGSQKTFHSQLLRPSDYVYDKDIKSEPINPSGPKRKRVKFTSYTTILPEDGGPYTNSILFDSEDNIKWVCQDTGLGGPRDLRDYMERLQDQM; this comes from the exons GTCTCCAACCACTGTGACTCCATTTTCGTGAACGGGAAGGAGGTGAGGAGCAAAGTGTACACGACCGTGAACTTCACCCACCAGCACTTCACGTCTCAGCTGGAAGTGACCGTGTGGGCGCCCAGGCTCCCCCTGCAGATTGAGATCTCAGACACGGAGCTGAGCCAGATCAAGGGATGGAGGGTCCCCGTGGCCTCCAACAGAAG GCCCACCCGGGAGAgcgaggacgaggaggacgaggagaaGAAGGGGCGAGGCTGTTCCCTGCAGTACCAGCATGCCACGGTGCGTGTCCTCACCCAGTTTGTGGCCGAGGCGCCCGACTTGAGTCAGCTGAGCTACATGCTGGGCCCCGACTGGCAGTTTGACATCACCGACCTGGTGACAGATTTCATGAAGGTGGAGGAGCCAAGGGTCGCACAGCTGCAGGGCGGCAGGACCCTGGTGGGCCGGGAGCCGGGGATCACCACCGTGCAG GTCCTCTCCCCGCTCTCTGACTCCATCCTGGCCGAGAAGACGGTGATCGTCCTGGATGACCGCGTCACCATCGCCGACCTGGGCGTGCAGCTGGTGGCTGGCTTGTCTCTTGCCCTGAAGCCTCACAGAGCGGACAAAAGAGCCATCGTCTCGATGGTGGCTGCCCAGGACGTTCTCCGAGCCCCGCAGCAG gaaGCAATAGTCAGTTCTTGGATTTTGTTCAGTGATGGTTCGGTGACACCCTTAGACATTTATGATCCCAAGGATTTTTCAGTTACTGTGTCATCATTGGATGAAATGGTGGTGTCTGTCCAGGCAAACCTTCAGTCCAAATGGCCGGTTGTGGTTGCACAGGGTGAAGGGCAAGGTCCCTTGATTAAATTAGAGATGATGATTAGCGAACCCTGTCAGAAGACCAAGAGGAAGAGTGTTCTTGCCGTGGGTAAAGGAAACGTCAAGGTCAAATTTGAACCAAATGTTGATGAGCACCTAGGAGGCACCAACGATATCGAGGGCATCAGTCGGGAATACAAAGACCACTTCAGTAATTCCATACAGCGTGAAGGAAACCAGGAGAGAGCGGTTCAGGAGTGGTTCCAACATGGCGCCTCTGTTGGCCACGAGGAACGTAGCAACAAAAGCACAACCCCACAGTACCCCCTGGAAGGAAAGGATAAGAAGTTGCTCAAGAGTGGTGGTCCAGACTCCTTCACAAGCTTCCCCACTCAAGGGAAGTTACCGGAACCCAATAATCCCAGTGACCTTACAGTGACCTCAAGGGGGTTAACTGACTTGGAGATCGGCATGTACGCTCTGCTCTGTGTCTTCTGCTTGGCCATTTTGGTCTTCTTAATCAACTGTGTGGCATTTGCTTGGAAATACAGACACAAAAGGTTCGCTGTGAGCGAACAAGGCAACATCCCCCATTCCCATGACTGGGTCTGGCTTGGGAATGAAGTAGAACTTCTGGAAAACCCCGTGGACATCACCCTCCCGTCGGAGGAGTGCACAACCATGATAGACAGGGGGCTGCAGTTCGAGGAGAGGAACTTCCTTCTCAACGGCGGCTCCCAGAAGACTTTCCATAGTCAACTACTCAGACCCTCTGACTATGTCTATGACAAAGACATTAAAAGTGAGCCTATAAACCCATCGGGCCCAAAGAGGAAGAGAGTCAAGTTTACTTCCTACACCACCATCCTCCCGGAGGACGGTGGCCCATACACCAACTCCATCCTGTTTGACAGTGAGGATAACATCAAGTGGGTCTGTCAGGACACCGGGCTGGGGGGCCCCCGGGACCTTAGAGACTATATGGAAAGGCTGCAAGACCAGATGTGA
- the LOC122203308 gene encoding transmembrane protein 132B isoform X3 encodes METQAPDEHGDTEVLNTAVLTGKAVSVPVKVVAVQEDGSVVDVSAAVECRSADEDVVKVSNHCDSIFVNGKEVRSKVYTTVNFTHQHFTSQLEVTVWAPRLPLQIEISDTELSQIKGWRVPVASNRRPTRESEDEEDEEKKGRGCSLQYQHATVRVLTQFVAEAPDLSQLSYMLGPDWQFDITDLVTDFMKVEEPRVAQLQGGRTLVGREPGITTVQVLSPLSDSILAEKTVIVLDDRVTIADLGVQLVAGLSLALKPHRADKRAIVSMVAAQDVLRAPQQEAIVSSWILFSDGSVTPLDIYDPKDFSVTVSSLDEMVVSVQANLQSKWPVVVAQGEGQGPLIKLEMMISEPCQKTKRKSVLAVGKGNVKVKFEPNVDEHLGGTNDIEGISREYKDHFSNSIQREGNQERAVQEWFQHGASVGHEERSNKSTTPQYPLEGKDKKLLKSGGPDSFTSFPTQGKLPEPNNPSDLTVTSRGLTDLEIGMYALLCVFCLAILVFLINCVAFAWKYRHKRFAVSEQGNIPHSHDWVWLGNEVELLENPVDITLPSEECTTMIDRGLQFEERNFLLNGGSQKTFHSQLLRPSDYVYDKDIKSEPINPSGPKRKRVKFTSYTTILPEDGGPYTNSILFDSEDNIKWVCQDTGLGGPRDLRDYMERLQDQM; translated from the exons GTCTCCAACCACTGTGACTCCATTTTCGTGAACGGGAAGGAGGTGAGGAGCAAAGTGTACACGACCGTGAACTTCACCCACCAGCACTTCACGTCTCAGCTGGAAGTGACCGTGTGGGCGCCCAGGCTCCCCCTGCAGATTGAGATCTCAGACACGGAGCTGAGCCAGATCAAGGGATGGAGGGTCCCCGTGGCCTCCAACAGAAG GCCCACCCGGGAGAgcgaggacgaggaggacgaggagaaGAAGGGGCGAGGCTGTTCCCTGCAGTACCAGCATGCCACGGTGCGTGTCCTCACCCAGTTTGTGGCCGAGGCGCCCGACTTGAGTCAGCTGAGCTACATGCTGGGCCCCGACTGGCAGTTTGACATCACCGACCTGGTGACAGATTTCATGAAGGTGGAGGAGCCAAGGGTCGCACAGCTGCAGGGCGGCAGGACCCTGGTGGGCCGGGAGCCGGGGATCACCACCGTGCAG GTCCTCTCCCCGCTCTCTGACTCCATCCTGGCCGAGAAGACGGTGATCGTCCTGGATGACCGCGTCACCATCGCCGACCTGGGCGTGCAGCTGGTGGCTGGCTTGTCTCTTGCCCTGAAGCCTCACAGAGCGGACAAAAGAGCCATCGTCTCGATGGTGGCTGCCCAGGACGTTCTCCGAGCCCCGCAGCAG gaaGCAATAGTCAGTTCTTGGATTTTGTTCAGTGATGGTTCGGTGACACCCTTAGACATTTATGATCCCAAGGATTTTTCAGTTACTGTGTCATCATTGGATGAAATGGTGGTGTCTGTCCAGGCAAACCTTCAGTCCAAATGGCCGGTTGTGGTTGCACAGGGTGAAGGGCAAGGTCCCTTGATTAAATTAGAGATGATGATTAGCGAACCCTGTCAGAAGACCAAGAGGAAGAGTGTTCTTGCCGTGGGTAAAGGAAACGTCAAGGTCAAATTTGAACCAAATGTTGATGAGCACCTAGGAGGCACCAACGATATCGAGGGCATCAGTCGGGAATACAAAGACCACTTCAGTAATTCCATACAGCGTGAAGGAAACCAGGAGAGAGCGGTTCAGGAGTGGTTCCAACATGGCGCCTCTGTTGGCCACGAGGAACGTAGCAACAAAAGCACAACCCCACAGTACCCCCTGGAAGGAAAGGATAAGAAGTTGCTCAAGAGTGGTGGTCCAGACTCCTTCACAAGCTTCCCCACTCAAGGGAAGTTACCGGAACCCAATAATCCCAGTGACCTTACAGTGACCTCAAGGGGGTTAACTGACTTGGAGATCGGCATGTACGCTCTGCTCTGTGTCTTCTGCTTGGCCATTTTGGTCTTCTTAATCAACTGTGTGGCATTTGCTTGGAAATACAGACACAAAAGGTTCGCTGTGAGCGAACAAGGCAACATCCCCCATTCCCATGACTGGGTCTGGCTTGGGAATGAAGTAGAACTTCTGGAAAACCCCGTGGACATCACCCTCCCGTCGGAGGAGTGCACAACCATGATAGACAGGGGGCTGCAGTTCGAGGAGAGGAACTTCCTTCTCAACGGCGGCTCCCAGAAGACTTTCCATAGTCAACTACTCAGACCCTCTGACTATGTCTATGACAAAGACATTAAAAGTGAGCCTATAAACCCATCGGGCCCAAAGAGGAAGAGAGTCAAGTTTACTTCCTACACCACCATCCTCCCGGAGGACGGTGGCCCATACACCAACTCCATCCTGTTTGACAGTGAGGATAACATCAAGTGGGTCTGTCAGGACACCGGGCTGGGGGGCCCCCGGGACCTTAGAGACTATATGGAAAGGCTGCAAGACCAGATGTGA